From Spirosoma agri, one genomic window encodes:
- a CDS encoding toxin-antitoxin system YwqK family antitoxin encodes MLTVLFKRFPFVVLFSLTGTLFAQPQPAQPASLTTASKPVLAPSGSSAMSFSSVSSSLGLPSMSSLKEKKEEYLTNLKDSKDALVSDGMPDLGLKIKHLKKLKSDKKDKKKVSKNEYEGLTMIKAYTKMGSGDRTIVEEFHILKDNDAAKPLPYVRDVYRYYQRSNRVSSSIIKDEGTGLLLHGPYKRYQNGDLVEEGFYYAGMKDGRWEKYDARFMLKDKSRWAKGVPAESRITYYDSTHRKVKEIVPIEYGKVKGTYTAYHENGLLAEEGKYDNGVKIGRWTEFYPISPSGRRMRKKLTQHASDQWDTDFEPYTITEWDEKGKVTFERAKEKVIQEEETEN; translated from the coding sequence ATGTTAACCGTATTATTTAAACGTTTTCCTTTTGTTGTCTTATTTTCGTTGACGGGAACATTGTTTGCCCAGCCTCAACCTGCACAACCCGCATCATTGACAACAGCGTCGAAGCCAGTTCTGGCGCCGTCCGGATCGTCGGCTATGTCGTTTTCTTCGGTGTCATCGTCCCTTGGCCTTCCATCAATGTCCTCGCTGAAAGAGAAGAAGGAAGAGTATCTCACCAACTTGAAAGACAGTAAAGATGCGCTCGTCTCCGATGGTATGCCTGATCTGGGCTTGAAGATAAAACACCTAAAGAAGCTAAAATCTGATAAAAAAGACAAGAAAAAGGTATCGAAGAACGAATATGAAGGCTTGACCATGATCAAAGCCTATACGAAAATGGGCAGTGGTGACCGGACCATAGTTGAAGAGTTTCATATTCTGAAAGATAACGATGCCGCCAAACCACTGCCGTATGTCCGGGATGTGTATCGCTACTACCAGCGGAGTAATCGGGTATCCAGTTCTATCATAAAAGATGAAGGGACGGGGCTCCTGTTGCATGGTCCTTACAAGCGTTACCAAAACGGTGATTTGGTTGAGGAAGGGTTTTATTACGCAGGTATGAAAGATGGTCGCTGGGAGAAATACGATGCCCGGTTTATGTTAAAAGATAAATCGCGGTGGGCAAAGGGGGTTCCGGCAGAGTCGAGGATAACGTATTACGATTCGACCCACCGGAAAGTTAAAGAAATTGTCCCGATCGAATACGGTAAAGTCAAAGGCACGTATACGGCTTACCACGAAAATGGGCTGCTTGCCGAAGAGGGGAAATACGACAATGGCGTTAAAATTGGGCGTTGGACGGAATTTTACCCGATTAGTCCGAGTGGTCGTCGTATGCGCAAAAAACTCACCCAACACGCCAGTGATCAGTGGGATACGGACTTCGAGCCCTATACAATTACGGAGTGGGATGAGAAAGGAAAAGTGACCTTCGAGCGGGCCAAAGAAAAGGTAATCCAGGAAGAGGAAACCGAAAACTAG
- a CDS encoding tetratricopeptide repeat protein, which yields MNVRMNLVQWSLVMLPILSLAQPKQLVTSARPTATRALSSTAATTERNTAKAESTASDSATPESAGSANTLPLFGERPKTAAQIDQEIHFLNDCDRNFASRPEASDFFAARGWDYVMKGDLDTAAHRFNLAWLLNAQNADAYWGLGVVCYQKDNTTDAIRMLKRGVAIADTNTVLMTDLATLQIKNYQDKADPSDLAEAEQYLQKSLAIGPALATSYQKLSLVNFLKTDYDKAWEYFHQAYTLDFSILDLTYLADLQAKRPDPKGVFK from the coding sequence ATGAACGTCCGGATGAATCTGGTGCAGTGGAGTTTGGTCATGTTGCCTATCTTATCATTGGCACAGCCCAAACAGCTTGTAACGTCAGCGCGGCCTACTGCCACGCGGGCGTTAAGCAGCACAGCAGCTACGACAGAACGCAATACGGCAAAAGCGGAATCGACGGCGTCGGATAGTGCAACCCCGGAATCGGCAGGTTCAGCGAATACGTTGCCTCTTTTTGGTGAACGACCTAAAACTGCCGCTCAAATCGATCAGGAAATTCATTTTCTGAATGACTGTGACCGAAATTTTGCCAGTCGGCCCGAAGCCAGCGACTTTTTTGCGGCCCGTGGCTGGGACTATGTGATGAAGGGTGATCTGGATACAGCGGCTCATCGCTTTAATCTGGCTTGGTTACTCAACGCGCAAAATGCCGATGCGTATTGGGGCCTGGGCGTGGTCTGTTATCAGAAAGACAATACGACCGACGCCATCCGAATGCTGAAGCGAGGGGTAGCCATCGCGGATACCAATACCGTACTGATGACGGATCTGGCGACTCTCCAGATAAAAAATTATCAGGACAAAGCGGATCCGAGTGATCTGGCCGAAGCGGAGCAGTATTTGCAGAAATCGCTGGCCATCGGTCCGGCGCTGGCTACTTCCTACCAGAAATTATCACTGGTCAATTTTCTGAAGACCGATTACGACAAAGCCTGGGAATACTTTCACCAGGCTTATACGCTCGACTTTTCTATTCTGGATCTGACTTACCTGGCCGATCTACAGGCGAAACGTCCCGACCCAAAAGGCGTATTCAAGTAG
- a CDS encoding DEAD/DEAH box helicase — protein MEITSFEQFDLNRQLLNAIADLGYTEPTPIQQKTIPLSLGNHDVLGIAQTGTGKTAAYLLPLLMKIKYAQGSIPRALILAPTRELVTQINEAVSQLGKYTGLRHVALYGGLGPKTQIENLRKGVDILVATPGRFMDLYRSGEINTKDIRTMILDEADKMMDMGFMPQIRSILEIIPTKRQNLLFSATFGGRVERLSSEFLEAPIKVEVTPQASTADMVNQVLYEVPNFRTKINLLDYMISKDAFNRVIIFARSKTTADNIYKFLARKVVETDKIRVIHANKGQNTRMNSMDAFKEGNIQVLVATDVAARGIDVVEVSHVINFDVPLIYEDYVHRIGRTGRANHTGEAITFMTIAEEYHVQKIEKIIRMTIPRQPLPALVEVTETPFDEQQAMLREMDEQRRKEDPTFLGAFHEKKEKNTPSGKDRLKAKSKMTGAKKTTSRPTGPRSGASARKSGGPTSGAKRSGAKGGRR, from the coding sequence ATGGAAATTACTTCTTTCGAGCAATTCGATCTTAACCGACAGTTGCTCAACGCGATTGCCGACCTCGGCTATACCGAACCGACCCCCATTCAGCAAAAAACCATTCCGCTGAGTCTGGGCAATCACGACGTGCTGGGTATTGCACAGACCGGAACCGGCAAAACGGCAGCCTATCTGTTACCTCTGTTGATGAAGATAAAATACGCCCAGGGTTCCATCCCAAGAGCACTTATCCTGGCTCCAACGCGGGAACTGGTCACGCAGATCAACGAAGCGGTCAGTCAGCTAGGCAAATACACCGGCTTGCGGCACGTCGCGCTGTACGGTGGTCTCGGCCCCAAAACGCAGATCGAGAACCTGCGTAAAGGCGTTGACATACTCGTGGCTACCCCCGGTCGATTCATGGATCTGTACCGTTCGGGTGAGATCAATACGAAAGATATTCGGACGATGATTCTCGACGAAGCTGACAAGATGATGGATATGGGCTTTATGCCGCAGATCCGCTCTATCTTGGAGATCATTCCCACAAAACGGCAGAACCTGCTCTTTTCGGCAACCTTCGGCGGACGTGTAGAGCGGCTTTCGTCGGAATTTCTGGAAGCGCCGATTAAAGTTGAGGTGACACCACAGGCATCGACAGCCGACATGGTCAACCAGGTGCTGTATGAAGTACCGAACTTTCGTACGAAGATCAATCTGCTGGATTACATGATCAGTAAAGACGCCTTCAATCGCGTCATTATCTTCGCCCGATCGAAAACGACCGCTGACAATATTTACAAATTTTTGGCACGAAAAGTGGTCGAGACCGACAAGATTCGGGTCATTCACGCGAACAAAGGGCAGAACACGCGAATGAACTCTATGGATGCGTTCAAAGAGGGAAACATTCAGGTCCTGGTTGCGACGGATGTAGCCGCCAGGGGCATCGATGTGGTTGAGGTAAGCCATGTTATCAACTTTGACGTGCCGCTCATTTACGAAGATTACGTGCACCGCATTGGTCGTACGGGTCGGGCAAACCACACCGGCGAAGCCATCACCTTTATGACTATAGCCGAGGAATACCACGTGCAGAAGATTGAAAAGATCATCCGCATGACCATCCCCCGGCAACCGCTACCCGCTCTGGTCGAAGTCACCGAAACGCCTTTTGACGAACAACAGGCTATGCTGCGTGAAATGGACGAGCAACGGCGGAAAGAAGATCCGACGTTTTTGGGTGCCTTTCACGAAAAAAAGGAGAAAAATACACCGAGTGGAAAGGACCGCCTAAAAGCGAAATCGAAGATGACCGGAGCAAAAAAAACCACTTCTCGGCCTACTGGGCCACGTTCTGGCGCTTCGGCACGAAAATCAGGTGGGCCAACAAGTGGTGCAAAACGCTCCGGGGCAAAGGGAGGCCGTCGGTAG
- a CDS encoding fructosamine kinase family protein, which produces MNFWGDEQFSFFESILFSALGQPVDVLETQFLSGGDINTSARVFCSEGVFFVKWNHAEQRDMFGTEALGLDLLRQTDALHIPTVIGYGQELDKSYLILDYIEPGTPDKQYWETLGQALAVLHSHTQPKFGLSFDNYIGSLPQANTPTVNGLDFFFEQRLLPQAGMALYKGLLSKQSYDALFRLKTRLPDLLPNERPALLHGDLWSGNVVVTEAGQPALIDPSVYFGFREAELSFTKLFGGFTQRFYDAYDEAFPLQDNFDERVAIYNLYPLLVHVNLFGSGYVSGVERVLNQF; this is translated from the coding sequence ATGAATTTCTGGGGAGACGAACAATTTTCCTTTTTTGAAAGCATTCTATTTTCTGCCCTGGGCCAGCCGGTAGACGTACTGGAAACACAGTTTTTGTCGGGTGGTGACATCAATACGTCGGCCCGGGTATTCTGTTCGGAGGGCGTTTTTTTCGTAAAGTGGAATCACGCTGAACAACGGGACATGTTCGGAACGGAAGCTCTTGGACTCGATTTACTCCGTCAAACGGATGCGTTACACATTCCAACCGTGATCGGCTACGGGCAGGAACTCGACAAATCGTACCTGATCCTCGACTACATCGAGCCGGGTACGCCTGATAAGCAGTACTGGGAGACCCTGGGTCAGGCACTGGCGGTACTGCATTCGCACACCCAGCCAAAATTTGGGTTGAGTTTCGATAATTACATTGGCTCCTTACCCCAGGCCAATACACCAACGGTCAATGGGCTCGACTTCTTTTTCGAGCAACGGCTACTGCCCCAGGCGGGTATGGCACTTTACAAAGGATTGCTATCGAAACAGTCGTACGATGCCCTGTTCCGGCTAAAGACCCGCTTACCCGACCTACTGCCGAACGAACGGCCGGCCCTACTCCACGGCGATCTGTGGTCGGGGAACGTGGTGGTTACCGAAGCGGGTCAGCCGGCGTTGATCGATCCTTCTGTCTACTTCGGATTTCGGGAAGCGGAGCTGTCGTTCACGAAATTATTCGGTGGTTTTACGCAGCGGTTTTACGACGCCTACGACGAAGCATTTCCGCTTCAGGACAATTTCGACGAGCGTGTTGCCATCTATAATCTCTATCCGCTGCTCGTTCATGTGAATCTGTTTGGCTCCGGATACGTTAGCGGAGTGGAACGGGTGTTAAACCAGTTTTAA
- a CDS encoding anhydro-N-acetylmuramic acid kinase, with the protein MNAQIQHLYDIAKKSERRIIGLMSGTSLDGLDVALCRISGDGPATAVVLEQFTTVPYDDEFKEEIRTIFAKRTIDFERLCVLNPYVGRLHGRMISDCLRGWNIEPNAIDLIASHGQTVYHAPKSQHRRDKFPNATLQIGDGDHVAATTGIITFSDFRQKHVALGGEGAPLAVYGDYFMFSEPGENRILLNMGGIANFTYLPADGDASKVFTTDTGPGNTLLDAYARRLLNKPYDEDGQLAASGRVNTALLEALRTNPFLDAPFPKTTGPEVFNVAYVTDAQTRSQTTNLSSADLMATLVQFSADTIASAIQRVINDTETHVYMSGGGAHNPMLTGAIRKLLPTCSFGQTNELGINGDAKEAVLFAVLANESLAGGTTSFGDRQGVPTVSMGKVSFPK; encoded by the coding sequence ATGAACGCGCAGATTCAGCACCTCTACGATATTGCTAAAAAATCAGAACGTCGGATCATTGGGTTAATGTCAGGCACCTCGCTCGATGGACTCGACGTTGCGCTGTGCCGCATCTCAGGCGACGGTCCAGCGACTGCGGTTGTGCTCGAGCAATTTACAACGGTGCCGTATGATGACGAGTTCAAGGAAGAAATCCGGACCATCTTTGCCAAACGCACGATTGATTTTGAACGGTTATGTGTGCTGAATCCGTACGTCGGTCGGCTTCACGGGCGAATGATCAGTGACTGTCTACGCGGCTGGAACATCGAACCTAACGCCATCGATCTGATCGCCAGTCACGGCCAAACGGTTTATCATGCTCCCAAAAGCCAGCACCGGCGTGATAAGTTCCCGAATGCTACGCTCCAGATTGGCGACGGCGACCATGTTGCGGCCACGACCGGCATTATTACGTTCAGCGATTTTCGACAGAAACACGTGGCATTAGGGGGCGAAGGGGCACCTTTGGCCGTGTATGGCGATTACTTTATGTTCTCTGAGCCGGGCGAAAATCGTATTTTGCTCAATATGGGCGGGATTGCCAACTTCACCTATCTGCCTGCCGATGGAGATGCCAGTAAAGTGTTTACGACCGATACGGGTCCGGGCAATACGCTCCTGGATGCCTACGCGCGCCGATTGCTAAACAAACCGTATGACGAAGATGGGCAACTAGCAGCCAGCGGTCGGGTCAATACTGCCTTGCTCGAAGCGCTGAGAACGAATCCTTTTCTTGACGCTCCTTTCCCCAAAACGACGGGTCCGGAAGTATTTAACGTGGCTTATGTAACCGATGCACAGACCCGTAGCCAGACCACTAATCTATCGTCCGCTGACCTGATGGCAACACTAGTTCAATTCAGCGCCGATACGATTGCCAGTGCCATTCAGCGGGTTATCAATGATACGGAAACGCACGTGTACATGAGCGGGGGCGGTGCGCACAACCCGATGCTGACAGGTGCTATCCGGAAATTATTGCCAACCTGCTCGTTTGGTCAAACGAATGAATTGGGTATCAACGGAGACGCAAAGGAAGCCGTGTTGTTTGCCGTACTGGCCAATGAAAGTCTGGCGGGTGGCACAACGTCATTTGGCGACCGACAGGGCGTTCCAACGGTTTCGATGGGCAAAGTGAGCTTTCCGAAGTGA
- the mog gene encoding molybdopterin adenylyltransferase: MIRIGIINVSDRASAGVYEDIPGKAVVKLLTDWLTCDWEPVYRVIPDEQDQLEATMIELADAEGCCLVVTTGGTGPALRDVTPEATEAVCQKMLPGFGELMRQESLKYVPTAILSRQTAGIRNQTLILNLPGKPTAIGQCLSVVFPAIPYCIDLIDGPFLTTNETILKVFRPKS; this comes from the coding sequence ATGATCAGAATTGGCATCATCAACGTTTCAGACCGGGCCAGTGCAGGCGTTTACGAAGATATTCCCGGTAAAGCCGTTGTTAAACTCCTGACCGATTGGTTAACCTGCGACTGGGAACCGGTTTACCGGGTCATTCCCGACGAACAGGATCAGTTGGAAGCCACCATGATCGAGTTGGCCGACGCTGAGGGTTGCTGCCTGGTCGTAACAACTGGTGGTACGGGTCCCGCCCTCCGCGATGTAACCCCCGAAGCGACCGAAGCTGTCTGTCAGAAAATGCTCCCCGGTTTCGGTGAACTGATGCGGCAGGAAAGTCTCAAATACGTACCAACGGCCATTCTATCCCGCCAAACGGCCGGCATTCGCAATCAGACGCTAATCCTGAACTTACCCGGCAAACCGACCGCGATTGGTCAGTGCCTATCCGTCGTGTTTCCGGCTATCCCCTACTGCATCGACCTCATTGATGGCCCTTTTCTGACAACAAACGAAACCATCTTGAAGGTGTTCAGGCCAAAGTCATAG
- a CDS encoding glycosyltransferase has translation MESVFSTSKRKLLLEIAWEVCNQVGGIYTVIRSKVPAMVEKWDDNYVAIGPYFPQRAAAEFEPITDSDETEIGQTVRKMRQMGYTVEYGYWLVTGRPRVVLFDVNSIGQDQLNYIKGQLWQNHQLSTMNVEDLVNQTIAFGEMVRQFITLLAADHSRRVDFVAHFHEWMASTGLPDLRRDNVKVATVFTTHATMLGRYLAQNEAGFYGKLPFFDWKREALHYGIDTQATVERLAALQSHVFTTVSDVTARECEVFLGRNPDLILPNGLNITRFAATHEFQNLHVRYKEKIHEFVMGHFFQSYSFDLEKTLYFFTSGRFEFSNKGYDLTLEALARLNFRMREAGMDMTVVMFMVTKQPYTSINPDVLHSRALLDEIQETCESIEKQVGERLFLAAASNTENTLPDLNKFVDDYWRLRLRRTVQSWKTKHLPPFVTHNLVREDDMTRFIQQANLVNNEYDRVKIVYHPDFIASTNPLFGLDYSQFVRGCHLGVFPSYYEPWGYTPLECVVRGIPTVTSDQSGFGDFIMQIMRDYENRGIYVINRRTQNFNEAADQLASVLFRFVRMAQRDRIAQRNRVESIAEVFDWSNLRSYYDTAHDLALKRRKP, from the coding sequence TTGGAATCGGTATTTTCAACATCAAAGCGGAAGTTACTGCTTGAAATCGCCTGGGAGGTCTGTAATCAGGTGGGCGGTATTTATACGGTCATTCGGTCAAAAGTACCGGCCATGGTCGAAAAATGGGATGATAATTATGTAGCGATCGGCCCGTACTTTCCCCAACGGGCAGCCGCCGAATTTGAACCGATTACCGACTCCGATGAGACCGAGATTGGGCAAACTGTTCGCAAAATGCGACAGATGGGCTACACCGTCGAGTATGGCTACTGGCTAGTTACAGGTCGTCCGCGCGTGGTCTTGTTCGATGTAAACAGCATCGGCCAGGATCAGCTAAACTATATCAAAGGGCAGCTCTGGCAGAATCACCAGCTGTCGACGATGAACGTCGAAGATCTGGTGAATCAGACCATTGCCTTTGGTGAAATGGTGCGGCAGTTTATCACCCTGCTGGCAGCCGATCATTCGCGCCGGGTCGACTTTGTCGCTCACTTCCATGAGTGGATGGCCAGCACCGGCTTGCCCGATCTGCGCCGGGACAATGTCAAAGTAGCCACGGTTTTCACCACCCACGCCACAATGCTTGGCCGCTACCTGGCTCAGAACGAAGCAGGTTTCTACGGCAAACTGCCTTTTTTCGACTGGAAACGGGAAGCCCTGCATTATGGCATCGACACGCAGGCAACGGTCGAACGGCTGGCGGCCCTGCAATCGCACGTATTTACGACCGTTAGTGACGTAACCGCCCGCGAGTGCGAGGTTTTTCTCGGTCGAAACCCGGACCTTATTCTGCCTAATGGCCTGAATATTACCCGATTTGCCGCTACGCACGAATTTCAGAATCTGCACGTTCGGTATAAGGAGAAGATCCATGAATTCGTGATGGGTCACTTCTTCCAGAGTTATTCGTTCGATCTTGAGAAAACGCTTTACTTCTTTACATCAGGTCGATTCGAATTCTCGAACAAAGGCTATGATCTGACGCTCGAAGCCCTCGCCCGGCTCAATTTCCGAATGCGGGAAGCGGGTATGGACATGACGGTCGTGATGTTTATGGTGACCAAACAACCCTACACATCGATCAACCCCGACGTGCTGCACTCACGGGCACTCCTCGACGAAATTCAGGAAACGTGCGAAAGCATCGAGAAACAGGTTGGTGAACGACTATTCCTGGCAGCGGCCTCCAACACCGAGAACACCCTGCCCGATCTAAACAAATTTGTCGACGATTACTGGCGGCTTCGGCTCCGGCGCACAGTCCAAAGCTGGAAAACCAAGCATTTGCCGCCGTTCGTTACGCATAACCTGGTACGGGAAGATGACATGACCCGCTTTATTCAGCAGGCCAATCTGGTCAATAACGAATACGACCGGGTCAAAATCGTTTATCACCCTGACTTTATCGCATCGACCAACCCGCTGTTCGGCCTAGATTATAGCCAGTTCGTGCGTGGCTGCCACCTTGGGGTATTTCCAAGCTACTACGAGCCATGGGGTTATACACCACTGGAATGCGTTGTTCGGGGTATTCCGACCGTTACCAGCGATCAGTCAGGCTTTGGTGACTTCATCATGCAGATCATGCGGGACTACGAAAACCGGGGCATCTACGTGATCAATCGCCGGACGCAGAATTTCAACGAAGCTGCCGACCAGTTAGCCAGTGTGCTGTTCCGATTTGTCCGGATGGCGCAACGGGACCGGATCGCACAGCGCAACCGTGTTGAAAGCATTGCCGAGGTCTTCGACTGGAGCAATCTTCGCTCCTATTACGATACCGCACACGATCTGGCGCTGAAACGCCGAAAACCTTAA
- a CDS encoding N(4)-(beta-N-acetylglucosaminyl)-L-asparaginase, whose protein sequence is MVNRRRFLSVSSLAGLFPTLSFNASLPTPNETPAAGPMVISTWKQPKANQAAQTVLDRGGRALEAVEAGVRIPEADPDDMSVGYGGRPDRDGRVTLDACIMDEKGNAGSVVFLEHIMHAISVARAVMEKTPHVMLAGDGALQFALSQGFKKENLLTKKAEKEWREWLKTAKYKPIANIERHDTIGMLAIDDQGNISGACTTSGLAYKMAGRVGDSPIIGAGLYVDNEIGGACATGLGELVMRTCGSFLVVELMRQGRTPQQACEEAALRIVKKQDYKDIQVGFLAVNKQGETGAFSIQPGFNYTISKNKQTQVLDARSYLK, encoded by the coding sequence ATGGTAAATCGACGCCGTTTCCTGTCTGTCAGTTCACTGGCTGGCCTCTTTCCGACACTCTCGTTCAACGCTAGTTTACCGACCCCGAATGAGACTCCCGCAGCCGGGCCAATGGTCATTTCAACCTGGAAACAACCTAAAGCAAACCAGGCAGCCCAGACTGTACTTGATCGGGGTGGGCGGGCGCTGGAGGCTGTCGAAGCCGGGGTTCGCATACCCGAAGCCGACCCCGATGACATGAGCGTTGGCTACGGCGGTCGGCCCGATCGCGACGGTCGCGTAACGCTCGATGCCTGCATCATGGATGAGAAAGGCAACGCGGGTTCGGTCGTCTTTCTGGAACACATCATGCACGCGATTTCGGTAGCCAGAGCCGTCATGGAAAAAACACCGCACGTTATGCTGGCTGGTGACGGAGCGTTGCAGTTTGCGTTGTCGCAGGGGTTTAAGAAGGAAAATCTGCTAACGAAAAAGGCCGAAAAAGAATGGCGTGAGTGGTTAAAAACGGCCAAGTACAAACCCATCGCCAACATCGAACGGCACGACACCATCGGTATGCTCGCGATCGATGATCAGGGCAATATTTCGGGTGCCTGCACCACCAGCGGATTGGCCTACAAAATGGCGGGTCGGGTAGGCGATTCGCCCATTATCGGTGCTGGATTATACGTCGATAATGAGATCGGTGGCGCCTGTGCAACGGGCCTGGGTGAGCTTGTTATGCGGACCTGTGGCTCATTTCTGGTCGTTGAGTTAATGCGACAGGGCCGGACACCCCAGCAGGCCTGCGAGGAAGCAGCCCTTCGAATTGTGAAAAAACAAGATTATAAAGACATTCAGGTTGGCTTTTTAGCTGTAAATAAACAAGGAGAGACAGGCGCATTCAGCATTCAGCCGGGTTTTAATTATACCATATCCAAGAATAAACAGACGCAGGTGTTGGACGCCCGCTCTTATTTGAAATAA
- the purU gene encoding formyltetrahydrofolate deformylase encodes MEDSRKHILLMDGPDNKGLIYHVTGVLFRHGLNIIHNDEYVSPSGRFFMRTEFEGEFDSAALLNELKTTLPDPGITFRLNPKRKKNIVVLVTKEHHCLGELLIRYAFDELDADILAVVSNYNSLQPLVSKFGIPFHYVTHEGKTREEHEEAILRTLAIYEPEYLVLAKYMRVLTPGFVNQFPNRIVNIHHSFLPAFIGANPYRQAYERGVKIIGATAHFVNNDLDEGPIIAQNVKDVDHRHTAADMATEGKDVEKIVLSQALKLVFNDRVFIAGNRAIVL; translated from the coding sequence ATGGAAGATTCCAGAAAGCATATTCTGCTGATGGATGGTCCCGACAACAAGGGACTGATTTATCACGTAACGGGCGTTCTATTCCGCCACGGCCTAAATATTATTCACAACGACGAGTATGTCAGCCCGTCGGGGCGATTCTTTATGCGAACCGAATTCGAAGGTGAATTCGACAGTGCTGCCCTCCTGAACGAGCTGAAAACCACACTTCCCGATCCGGGAATCACCTTTCGCCTGAATCCAAAGCGCAAGAAAAATATAGTCGTTCTGGTCACGAAAGAACACCACTGCCTGGGTGAGTTGCTGATCCGCTACGCGTTTGATGAGCTGGACGCCGATATTCTGGCCGTTGTCAGTAATTACAATAGCCTGCAACCGTTGGTTAGCAAGTTTGGTATCCCGTTTCACTACGTTACACACGAAGGCAAAACCCGTGAGGAACACGAAGAGGCAATCCTACGCACACTGGCTATTTATGAACCCGAATACCTGGTTCTGGCCAAGTACATGCGGGTGCTGACCCCCGGCTTTGTCAACCAGTTTCCAAACCGGATTGTCAACATCCACCATTCCTTTTTACCCGCTTTTATTGGCGCTAACCCCTACCGGCAAGCCTACGAGCGAGGGGTTAAGATTATCGGCGCAACCGCTCATTTTGTTAACAACGACCTCGACGAAGGACCGATCATTGCGCAGAACGTGAAAGACGTTGACCATCGACATACGGCGGCTGACATGGCTACCGAAGGCAAGGATGTGGAGAAAATTGTTCTGTCACAGGCGCTGAAACTGGTCTTCAACGATCGGGTCTTTATCGCGGGAAACCGTGCTATTGTTTTGTAA